In the Helianthus annuus cultivar XRQ/B chromosome 11, HanXRQr2.0-SUNRISE, whole genome shotgun sequence genome, one interval contains:
- the LOC118483969 gene encoding uncharacterized protein LOC118483969 yields the protein MSTSVESNNLSFVNDLNPAKDMWHMKARIIRKWNQGYKMDHIFIDENGVKIQGDTKSHLIPVFDGQLQEDAVVILSKFGVSENKDLYKVVAHDYKINFYRCTAVTPVRDWQDVVGSMVWCRDLEFFGQPPKETKRVNFDIQDLEGTVLRCTMWNDYALQFNDLISKTPVHEHVMAVIQHGKCKEWKVVSTHVSQTLSTTQIITISTPAQKQKTPTDISIVVTKTEVETPGVPTVVSHPSTTALNISTSQPKSPSPKKLYKRKRKFQKNADDIPAPIPLSSTPYNVINPQPPTQISSTRIESVAEKYPLELEAVKDEMKQFYTIDDPWERRFPSLIGFRNPLNMSEYLKLKARQADIRARIECKDQGDKAISERMEFLLTKVKQMEDYAKDMSKDMSNIPPDAALQKGNDKGVS from the exons ATGTCAACATCAGTTGAGAGCAACAATCTTAGTTTTGTTAACGATTTGAATCCTGCAAAAGATATGTGGCACATGAAAGCGAGGATCATCCGAAAATGGaatcaaggttataaaatggatCACATCTTCATTGATGAAAAC GGTGTTAAGATTCAAGGAGATACTAAAAGTCACTTGATACCTGTTTTTGATGGACAACTTCAAGAAGATGCTGTTGTTATTCTGTCGAAATTTGGTGTGAGtgaaaataaagatttatatAAAGTTGTAGCACATGACTATAAAATCAACTTTTATCGATGCACAGCTGTAACACCTGTGAGAGATTGGCAAG ATGTTGTTGGATCTATGGTTTGGTGTAGAGATCTTGAATTCTTTGGCCAACCTCCAAAAGAAACTAAGAGGGTGAATTTCGATATTCAAGACTTGGA GGGTACGGTTTTGCGATGTACTATGTGGAATGATTATGCTCTGCAGTTTAACGACCTCATCTCTAAAACCCCAGTTCATGAGCATGTGATGGCTGTTATACAGCATGGAAAGTGTAAGGAATGGAAAG ttgtttcaacacaTGTTAGTCAGACACTTTCCACCACTCAAATCATTACCATTTCAacacctgctcaaaagcagaagacacctACTGACATATCAATAGTTGTAACGaaaacagaggttgaaacaccagGTGTTCCAACAGTTGTTAGTcacccatccaccactgctctcaacATTTCTACGTCACAACCAAAAtccccttcacccaaaaagctttacaaaaGGAAAAGGAAATTTCAGAAGAATGCTGATGATATACCAGCACCTATTCCTTTATCCTCCACACCTTACAATGTCATCAATCCACAACCACCCACTCAAATATCCTCCACTAGAATTGAATCTGTTGCTGAGAAATATCCACTGGAATTGGAGGCTGTAAAGGATGAAATGAAACAATTTTATACAATAGATGATCCTTGGGaaagaagatttccttctctcattgGCTTCAGGAATCCATTAAACATGAGTGAGTATCTAAAACTCAAAGCCAGGCAAGCAGATATAAGAGCCAGAATTGAATGCAAAGATCAAGGTGATAAAGCCATTTCTGAAAGAATGGAGTTCTTACTCACAAAGGTCAAACAAATGGAAGATTATGCTAAAGACATGAGCAAAGACATGTCAAATATACCACCTGATGCTGCCCTACAAAAAGGTAATGACAAAGGAGTTTCTTga